The genomic segment atgccctaattgaactaaggcctaatcttgGCTTAGTCTAAgtgctgtctgtgaaactgggccattAGTTCAACAATATTGGGTGGAAGTATGCCACTTCTGTTGATCAGCAGAAGACATTTGACTGGTCACAAATTACTTAATCATATCAGACAAGAGGAAGACAGGCAATCTTCCACAGTTTGCGATAGCCTATCGTTATTGTCAAAACACAAGAATGAAGGGGGAAATAGGCAGATTAGCTTTTCTGGTGGTTGTTTGAAGTGTGTGCCAAAGTGCATTAGAAGATATTATTCCTTCTGGAAAATAGAAAACTCTCGGCCGGAAAAGACTTGCTAATCAACTGATTATGGACCGCGCTGCCCGCCTGCAATGGCACATCCACACCCTCCTTGCACACTCATGACACACTCCCTTCACACACTCAAGAAAGAGCCGTTCTCACAAAGACCCCAAGaggtgtttttgaaagaaaagaaCTGACAtatatggagagaaaaaaaaaaaaaaaaaggaaatgaaaatttggttttatatattttctatggGATTCCCAATTTTGATTCGTTTTTTTGCCAAAAGCACGTGCTCGCAAATCGGTTGAGAACCACGTGAGCATCTGGTTCACGAGAGAAGTCCAGCGCGGGATTGTATAACGCTACTTTCCAGTAAATTGTTTTATAGGGTATTGAAATTTGGTTAAAATAAGTAttgtttaaaacagattttattcGTGTTTTATGTATAGTGTTAAGTAATGACTTAATCACTTCGACAAtgacttttatttctttaaattaaaatataataaaacgtTTCATTATGAATCGGACATGTGAAAACAGCAGCTGTAAGGGGCACACGGCATGGTTCGGTTTTGCTATTCATATTGTTGACCACATACCATGTCGACAAGCTTTGAGTAATGAAGACGTCACTATTATTTGAATAACTTAGATTTTGACTATATTTCTAGTTactttgtctatttttgcttcTCCAACAAAAACAGATCCAAACTAAGCCACAACACAATTAACCGTAGGGCGTCTGTCTCTGAGCAACACCCAGTACAGTAGAGATGTTCCTTTAGAGATGATCCTAAAGATGTTTCATTGCTTTGAACGAATCAAATGATTCGCTCATAAACACAGGcgattattttaaagaattacTTAAATAAGTACGTTCTAAATAGTATGTGTGTGCAATGTAATGTAACGTACCCAcaatgttgtcattgtcatgtgacttaCCAGAtggcttcactgccattcacaaacagtcctctcccgtggcctcatgggatagtaaagtgtccatcgtatgcactcttcagaatctcaccggaagtagtaggtcatccggatactttttgcctactcttttctttcgtgaatactgtgaatttcttcttttgtcacataggCCTACTCTTTTTCACCTactatgcgatttcggatgcagtcAGTCACTCGAATAGTTCTTGaatcaatcagtgtttttgaacgaatggGTTGAGTaattgattcaatgactcactcataaagacagtcccTAGTCTGCCATCTACTGTTATATTTACATTCTAAACAAGGTTTTTATAGTACagcgctcttaaagtgacattcacatttttttttacaataaatactgAGTGCTAGACTGAgtgtattatgtaaaatatgaaatattagcCATACAAAAGCAAGACATGAAGTTGTCCTTTGCATGGTATCTTTTGTTTTCCTGTCCGAGTACGGCTGTAAAAACATGTTTCTAAATCTGGTCAGCATGATAGCAGGTACAGTACATTATCTGCAATATATTCTCTTCTCTTGACCTTTAACCTGTTTGTTTTGGGTCAGGAAGTTCCACCCTGATCTGCTATTGTCCTGTCACGGTTGTTGTATTACTACAATTATTATATAGGCAAATTTCAATCTCTTATAAAAGCATAGAGCATGCATATATAGACTGCGCATGCAGTGACAACAAAACCAGGCCATAATGCAGCATGATGTATCTATGTACACCTATGACAGATCCTCCTGTTTATCCATGATCCCTTGTCACATTGCTCTGGACTGCGATAAGCATGTTATTTAAGGTAAGGGGCAGCCTATGAAGCTGTATGTTGGCGCTGAAGCCAGAAATCATGTGCTTTTAGCATAGCACAGTACAACACACCGCCCTACCTCTTCCTGCACTGATAACAGGGTGAGGGACGATAGAATTGACCGATGGTGGTGGGTGTCAGTTCCTTGACTCTTCTCAGCGACCCCCTCATCTCCCCGGTCCCCCCAACAGCTTTTGTCTCAGGAAACATATTCTTTCAAGCGTCTAGTCAGCATTTTCCTACTAAATATAAGTGCCTCTGCCTTATTTACAAGCCCGTGTTACATAAAACGTGCTCTATAACGTCTGACATGATTGATTGAACACCATCACCCCCAAAGATCAGCTGACTATTCGTGGCAGTTTTGGAATCGAGGGCTTTGCGAATGATGCAGCATCTAATTTTGCTGAGGCCAAGTAAAGTAGCATGAGCTCAACAGTACTTTACTATTATAAGTCCAGGTGTAGTCACTATTCGTCTGTAACGGGAAAACGAGGGCTAGAGTAACTCTGGCAGGAAAGATCTCATTTTCTGTGCTCTGGCTGCTCAGGAAACTCAGCCATTCACTGTTCTATATACTCCCATCCTGAAGTGGGGGAGTGAGGTTGCTTAAGAGGCTACGGGGTGGGGGGGATGCAGAAATACTAATAACAATTACACAGTTTCCATTTTGAAACAGtcgtgtttattttttattgtcatCTCCTCCCTTTAATGTTTAATGGCGGCTATTTTCTCGATTTCCCCTCAGCAGAATGTCAGCATCACTGATTGTGCTCTTGAAAGCGTTTGTACTTGTGATCAAGCCTTTCCCCACATTTGCTGTTATTTGTAGTGTCTGGGATGTGTGATTGAACCGTAGATCTGTCCGCCAGAGTCTTTGCTGCAGGATCTTTGATTTATACTAATATGTtgcataaataaattacttaaacacaaaattatatCTTACTTTATAATCGTCTTTGTCTATTAGTCTGAGACTATAATGAAAATTGGTCATCTAAAAATGTTATTCTAAAAAACttaaagcaaaaatatattttgaagcaaattaattttaagtttcTTAAACATTTTGCATAATTACTTGAACACAAATAATTCTGAGACCACATtggtcatttaaaaatgtaatttaaaacaaaGACATATATATGAaggaaaattaatataaaatattaaagttgCATAACTAAACCACctgaacataaaataatatctaGCTTTACAGTCCATCGGGGTAAAAACATCTGTGATTCAAAGtctaatttaaacattaaaacagaaatgCTATGACGgaaaatgaatataaaacattgtttaaatctgagagatttcctAAGAGCTTTAAACTACATGTTTTATCtgcgtgtgtgaattaattGTCTGAGATGCCAAAGGGGTGGATGCATATCGTAGGTCAGCGGaaatcattttgatattttgctgctctttatttttcttcctCTCACTAACATTGCCATATTGACTCAAGATATTTGTATTGTCTTCTAATTTTGAGCCATTGTTCTGACGTGGTTTAAAATTACGAAGCTGATAAAACATGGGTGTTAACAGCCTGGAGGTCTTCTCGGCACTGTGCGTGTGTCAGCCAGTGTCTTCTGCTTCAGgagaaaaacaaagacagaGAAATTAATGAGTCATAGAAATGTTGCCAACTATGTTATCTTTCAGCTGGAAGCTGTCAGCGAAGCCTAGATTCATGTCAGTGACCCTCACCTGCAAGTAAATACAAGCTTAGAGTACACGGGTAGTTTGAAGCACTTTGGGGCTTAAAGTTGGCTTTATgtttcaaatgtgttttttcttacaaaaccctCTTAGAATAATTcgattttttattaatttatagggTCTACTATAAGAGGTTAAACTGTGTTTTCAGGACAgcagtatttttcataaatgtgaAGTCTGTTATATATAGTAGTGTGATAGCAAACGCCgttggggcatgttgtcacataaGATCAACCTGTAGCCAAAActgtaaatgattttaataatagaaataacctattgattcatatatatatttcctgTTTCTCAGTTTCAAAGGAGTGCTGTTAAATAGCTACAGGAAAGTAAAACCTTGCACTGTAATGACTTCACAACTGCATGACTTGAAACGCGCGCGAGGAGGCGTGTGCGCTACTGTCCCGGAGCGCGCGCAGGAAGGGAGGGCGATCTCTGTCCGGTCACAAATACTCAATGGTCCGAGCGTAACGCTTAAAAGCGGGAGCAAACACATGTTGTTTCAGAGTCAGAGCCTTCATACTGTAAAGGAATGAAATTATGTTTGAGCGCGACTGTGAGGCAGGACGAACAGAGACACGCGCTGTGAACATTATTGCAGAAAACGCTGTTTCGCGCGGAGCTGTCCAAGGTGGGGTAGGATGATGGGATGAAGCACCTGTTGCTATGCCAATATCTACAAACGAGAACGAGGATGCGATCAATCCATCTCTGCTTGGAATACTGAAATTTGGCTATATAAATGGATTGACCCGTGTGAGCTCCTCGAGAGCCAGAAATCTAATGCTAATTATATGGAAAGTGTTTCAGTTTTAAACACTCACCATGTCTGGATGTCGAATGCATTGATGTTAAGGTCTAAATAATCAGTTTAATCTGGAAGCCATTACACTTTGGTCAATGATTCACTAGCCTAATCCACACGAGTGCCCATTTTAATTCAGCACCGTGATATggacatggaaaaagtcagttGTGTTCACGAAATGCCACGAGGTGCTGGGAGAGACGCTCGCGCTGCAGGGTTCGCGGCTCGCTGATCTCCTGGCACACTTCACGCGCGTCAATGACGTTGGCTCCTTGGTTAAGGCTGGCATGGCTCGGCCTGCTGACTGCGGGTCTTTATTCATGGCTGGCGGTTGACGGATGCGGGCCGGGTCCCGGTTACGGCAGTCGCCCTAGGCAACGCAAGTTGACTCCAATGTCTTATAAGCAGTACGTGCCCGGTGTCTCTGAGAACAACCTGGGAGCGAGCGGAAGAGCGGAGGGCAGGATAACGAACGGTTCGGAACGCTTCAAAAAGCTCGTGTGCAACTACAACCCTGACATTGTCTTCAAAGACGAGGAACATACCAGAGCCGACCGGCTGATGACCAAGGTAAAGgaaatagaatagaattttTTTGGTCACTTCACGGTGCTTTCTGTGTCTCTCTTTAACAGGTGTAAACATTTTTAGTCTTTCTTCATGGCTCTTTTTGTTTTATATCTTTGtctatatattgaaatagattAGAATGCCTTTAggaagaaataaagaaattatgttttaccttttatatttttaaagaattttcaCTCGCCCTTTATTAAAATGAGGTGACATAATTGTTTCAGACAAGTAAGTTTCTGATCTTTTTTTATCACTTTATCTTACATTCCAGGTAGTAGGGAACAGTTTTAAATAGTCAGTACGTCTTACTATGGTTTTGTACAGTAAACAGTTTATTAGGCTATTGAAAACTagatatttgtaaatataaataccAGCACGTCCTCCACAAATTGTCATTTAGTGTCATAATCCTGAAAACTGTCAACCCTGTTATTTTTGTATCGCAATTTAAAAAGTACAATTAGAAAGCACAATGCAATTTATTAACACCTTTTAGTCTcatatttaaaatctaatttaaaatcaaaatggagaATTAAGGCACAGATTTCACTGAATGACCCAGATGCATCATGGTGGCCCTTTCAACTCTCTCAGCCATCCATGACATACTTCATGCACAGTTAAACAGCACTTGAAAATAAAGAGGTTTTGTGATTCCTGTAATTCGGATGTTTCATTTTCATAGTTTTCTGGTTGCAAAATGATGCAAATAACTATTATGATAATACGCAGTGACCTAAGGTGAATTATTCAGAACAGGCCCTGAAAACTGATCAccttaaatgaaataaatcttaattatttaaatgtttagatgTGTGCAGCTGAAACTCTGGGACAAAACTAGTCCAAGAGGAGAGATTTTCATGATCTCATGAGAACGTTTACCCATGTTCCCAAGGCAAAAACACGACAGTCTGGACTGCCACTGCACCTTTTAATCTTTAACCAAGTTCGTCATTAGAGCTATAAAATGATCACTACACCTCTATTTCCTTAGcctgggagtgtgtgtgtgttctcttgTATAAACATGAAGGTAGTTAAGGCAGATAACATTGTGAAGAACACAGAGTAcactaaatattatttttaaacccatatatgaattaaaaaataagagaCATTCAAAACCTGTTTCTTTAAGGCAATATCATGAAAATTTCAGTTCAGtaagttttattgtttgtttggcaTGTCCTAATCTGTTATGGTATCATAGGTCGTTTTGAGATATTGCTGATAAGTTATCACTGATAATAAGTTTGACTAGATTGGCATCTAGTGAGTACCCTTATGAAAGTGCTTTGAGTTGGTGTATGTGTACGTACGCATGTGCCCTCTCGTTGACCAACTCTGAAAGCTATCCTTTGTGCATCTTTTCAAGCCTCTGCGGGGTCGCCTTTGCAGAATTCTCGCCTGTTGAAGTAATGGCACCATCGGAAAAGCCTCTATTGTAGTTTTCACAATGAATCGCCTCTGTCCAACAGCATTGCGAGAAAAGCCTCCCTGGTTTATTTTCTTCCCCTCTTGATTTCTCACTCTTGCTGTCACATTCCCAAGAACACGTCTAAACATTCCATCCATCTGCCCTCTCGCTCAGACTGGTTCTTGCTTTCTTCTCGCTTGCCTTGGCTTTTCGACCCTGTCTTGCTCTCTCACCTTTTCCCATACCCTCTCAATCACAACCCTTTGGtcacattaaattatttttgcagaCAAATAATACCTTTTCACAGATTCCCTATTAAATGAGGTGTAGAGAcacaacattttacaaaaaaatctgtGGAGGAATTCTAAATGCTTTATTACAAAGTCTCAAGGTTAACACTGGGGTCGTTCAAAAGACTGTGCGAAAATATTCCCATcgtgtgaagaaaaaaaaaaaaggaattgaCCTTGACTTCACTCAGTGACCATGCTGAAGTGTCCGAAGAATGCTGGAAATGAGTTAAAGTAGCTTTGTTCTTGTTAGATGTTAGGGGGGTGGAAATGGCCTTTTGCAGAGCTGAGTATGCTGGACAAAAAATTGCTGATGTCTACCAGCATCAAAGAATTGTGAAAATAGTTAAATGTCATGGTATTTGCTACATGCTTTCAAAATTAGCACGCTTGTTGAATCATTAGTAAGAAAGGAGACCGTCTGGAATGGTTAAAGTGAaaattcaccccaaaaatgaatattattcCTTATGTCATTTTAGACCTTccacaggctcattggaaaaatgtaCCTGTGTCAACATGCAAAATAcataccaatacgtacatatcactgcagtttctagcagaaatgaacactagagttAGTAAAACAGCAAGtgcttttaatcgttttcagttatgattacaggggcagattatggattaataaagacttgttttcatgCAGCTCCTTGCACAATAATATTATGACCTTTTTTACCATAATGCAACATATTTTGGAGTTTGCATCACTTACCCAGCTCCAGACGTTCAGTTTTGCTGACGTAATAAGGTAGCTCAGCTGGTACAGAATTGTACTTGCGATGTGAAGAGCTCGGGTACAAATCCCGTGAAAAACGAGTCacggtaaaagagctcaaagacaagAATTCAAAAACAAGCTAAAGTGCCTTTTTAAAGTCacttttgcttttgttaacactattgggtaggtttagggttattAAACATGACGGAGCATtaagcttttagcgccactcaccagACATTTCGATTCAGAACTGCGGTGGTACATACAAACTGCCATATTCACATTCATCTGTTCCGGCGTTGTGCCGAATTTCAactccctgccaaattattaacCCCCTCATTGAAGTcgctacctgattgcctaatcctaaccccacacctaatcctaaacctaccaatactaaTAATTTGGCGGGGGTcagaattcggcacaacacctgTTAACACTAAacacgcttttagcgccactcactggacatttcactttgaaactgtcGCGAAACGTGCATGATGCAACATATTTtgcgttttgcaaaaatgttgacacaggtacgtttttctaatgagcctggtctgttttctgtggaacacaaaagaagatattgtgaTAAATGTTACCGTTTTTGTCCTTTcagtgaaagtcagtggggtccaatgttTAATGGACAAAgacagttgaaacattcttcaaaatatcttcttttatgttccacagaagaatgaatgtcatacaggtttagaatgacatgagggtgagtaaatggtgaaaAACCCACTTTAGTCATTCTGTTTGTGTCACCTGTATGATGGTTTCATTTACTTTTTCCACTCCACAGCGCTGTAAGGACTGCCTCAATAAACTGGCAATAGCAGTAATGAATCAGTGGCCTGGGGTCCGACTGCGAGTGACAGAAGCCTGGGATGAGGACGGCCATCACCCTCCTGGTTCTTTACATTATGAGGGCCGAGCTGTTGACATCACCACCTCAGACcggaacacaaaaaaatatggacTACTTGCACAGTTGGCAGTTGAGGCTGGATTTGACTGGGTGCACTATGAATCCAAGTACCACGTGCACTGCTCTGTCAAAGCCGGTAACTCGTAAATCTTTCCTTTCCAATGTTATTCCTCATTCAGATATATTCATGTAAGGGGAAAATTCATCTCAAACTTGAAATGCTGTCCTTATTTACTCACCGTTGAGGGGGgatgaaagaagatattttgaaaaatgtctataGAATGAAAGTTATtggggtccagtgttgttttggaccccactgacttacAGTGTACGAacaaatgagggtgagtaaatgataatagcattttcatttttgggtgaactatccctttaacttcgTCTATATTACCTCTGTATTTTTATAGATCACTCTGTAGCCGTGGAGAAAGGTGGCTGCTTTTCAGGATCGGGACTTGTGACAATAGCCAAAAGTGTGCAAAAGCCCATTTCGAGGTTGCGGCCTGGCGAGAAGGTGCTTTCCTTGTCTGGGTCAGGTGAAATTGTTCTCAGTCGGGTACTTCTCTTTCTACATCTGGATAGAGAGAGCAGAGCCACTTTCTTTATTCTTGGCACCGAAAACGGGAAACAAATGGCACTAACACCCAATCACCTCATCTTTGCGGCTCCCAATCTCAAACTGCACCACCATGAGTATGAAGCTATTTTTGCCAAAGAAGTTAGGATTGGAGACTATATACTTACTACTGGTGACAATAGAGGAATTCAGCCATCTAAAGTGGTGTCAATTTCACTGGAGGAGAGGATGGGTGTTTTTGCTCCTTTGACAGAACATGGGAACATATTTGTGGATGGCGTGCTGGTATCCAACTACGCTTCTGTTGAGGATCACAGACTCGCACACTGGGCGTTTTGGCCAGTCCGTGTCCTGTTTGGCTTTTTCCACACAGAAATGGAAGAAAACTCACAAAGAGTG from the Ctenopharyngodon idella isolate HZGC_01 chromosome 22, HZGC01, whole genome shotgun sequence genome contains:
- the dhh gene encoding desert hedgehog protein, encoding MTLAPWLRLAWLGLLTAGLYSWLAVDGCGPGPGYGSRPRQRKLTPMSYKQYVPGVSENNLGASGRAEGRITNGSERFKKLVCNYNPDIVFKDEEHTRADRLMTKRCKDCLNKLAIAVMNQWPGVRLRVTEAWDEDGHHPPGSLHYEGRAVDITTSDRNTKKYGLLAQLAVEAGFDWVHYESKYHVHCSVKADHSVAVEKGGCFSGSGLVTIAKSVQKPISRLRPGEKVLSLSGSGEIVLSRVLLFLHLDRESRATFFILGTENGKQMALTPNHLIFAAPNLKLHHHEYEAIFAKEVRIGDYILTTGDNRGIQPSKVVSISLEERMGVFAPLTEHGNIFVDGVLVSNYASVEDHRLAHWAFWPVRVLFGFFHTEMEENSQRVMVKSSAMVPNICSTNQTFLTNVMHNTSSSTCSKFQDATVEMENEHSFLQQKEVYWYARLLHTLGRIFLDPQKFY